From Zhongshania aliphaticivorans, one genomic window encodes:
- a CDS encoding EthD family reductase: MIKVSVMYPNSPGARFDHAYYRDQHFPMVKELMGDYCLSYTIDRGLVGEDAGIPPLYIAMGHLYCASIDEFQAGFSPHVGKIMADLPNYTDQVPQIQISEVVPHFDAMMAV; the protein is encoded by the coding sequence ATGATTAAAGTCAGTGTGATGTACCCCAATTCTCCGGGAGCCCGGTTTGATCATGCCTATTACCGCGATCAGCATTTTCCAATGGTTAAAGAGTTGATGGGGGATTACTGCTTGTCCTATACCATCGATCGGGGCTTAGTCGGTGAGGATGCCGGAATCCCACCACTGTATATTGCCATGGGCCATCTGTACTGTGCGTCCATTGATGAGTTTCAGGCGGGTTTCTCGCCCCATGTAGGTAAAATAATGGCGGATTTGCCAAATTACACCGATCAAGTCCCGCAGATCCAAATAAGCGAAGTTGTCCCTCATTTTGATGCAATGATGGCTGTATAG
- a CDS encoding DUF2058 domain-containing protein, with amino-acid sequence MASLQEQLLKAGMVDEKKVKKLKQEKRKQAKQPKGTVVVNESKEAAQRALAEKAERDRELNRLRQAEVEKKAIQAQIIQLISLNRIDRKKGEIAYQFTDGKKIKKVFVDSLLQTQLVKGIIALVKFKDGYELVPATIADKIAQRDPSVILVHNTKSASTVAAVEEDDPYAAYQIPDDLMW; translated from the coding sequence ATGGCATCCTTACAAGAACAGCTACTCAAAGCGGGTATGGTCGACGAGAAAAAGGTCAAGAAACTTAAGCAAGAAAAGCGCAAACAAGCCAAGCAGCCCAAAGGCACCGTTGTCGTTAACGAAAGCAAAGAGGCCGCACAACGGGCGCTAGCAGAAAAGGCTGAACGCGACCGCGAACTTAATCGCTTACGTCAGGCCGAAGTCGAGAAAAAGGCCATTCAAGCGCAAATCATTCAGCTGATCAGTCTAAATCGCATCGACCGCAAAAAAGGTGAGATTGCCTATCAGTTCACTGACGGCAAAAAGATTAAAAAGGTGTTTGTCGACAGCTTGCTGCAGACCCAATTGGTTAAAGGCATTATTGCCCTCGTTAAATTCAAAGACGGCTATGAACTGGTGCCCGCCACGATTGCGGACAAAATCGCCCAGCGCGACCCGTCGGTTATCTTGGTACACAATACCAAATCAGCCAGTACTGTTGCGGCCGTCGAGGAAGATGACCCCTATGCGGCTTATCAAATTCCAGACGATTTAATGTGGTAA
- the secD gene encoding protein translocase subunit SecD, whose amino-acid sequence MRYIKFKIFSYIAIVLIAIITALPSLLPSTWIADTPNWYQQHKVTLGLDLRGGSHLLLHIDDKKLLAETRLQFVDMVSSQLRTNGIPAAPAKISADTMTIKLRNTAQLDAAQQLAADLQKGQNPRQFKVSVVGDALNFEMSKAYRTQLLADAVQRSLEVLKRRINETGVVEPLITSQGNTGILVQLPGVKDPSRIKDLIGRTAQMSFHLVHDASRDGDVATLVLPGAEAQKQYTLNRQSLINGGDLSDARLGFDPNTQEAVVNFRLNQHGAEVFADITKANIGRAFAIVLDNVVVTAPVIRSIISGGAGQISGNFTSREASDLSLLLRAGSLPASLSIVEERTVGPDLGSDAIAMGVSTGLIGAALVLGFMMAAYGRWGLIANTALIIYVALLIAALAALDATLTLPGIAGLILSLGMAVDANILINERIKEECRVNVSGRFAVQRGFERAFSTILDSNITTLIAVGLLFLFGSGPVRGFAVTMAVGLILSMFTSIAVTRLIIDWRVNTLGRKPLVIKGLALLNGFGKHQTIPFLKASRVGIIMSAVLSVASIALMFQPGLHTGIDFNGGTVLEVRSPANTNIETLRQSLATLKLDNVAIQEFGEQGSFLVRLPSQPQTENAEARINAIKSAISSVAEDVAFPRLEMVGPSVSSEFIATSMIAVLLACSGMFIYLWSRYERYFAIGAMATLALDITKTLGFFALTGVEFNLTAIAALLALIGYSVNDKVVVFDRIRENLRANPDKPLADLINESLTSTLNRTVFTSATTFLAILPMGIAGGSAVASFALPMLFGIVIGTSSSILIAAPIVLILGEQAMEKLKLHAGASLAHDSNLFLREDRP is encoded by the coding sequence ATGCGATATATTAAATTCAAAATTTTTAGTTATATAGCCATTGTCCTGATCGCTATTATTACTGCCTTACCAAGTCTACTACCCAGTACGTGGATCGCCGACACACCTAACTGGTATCAGCAGCACAAAGTCACCCTCGGCTTAGACCTCCGTGGCGGATCCCACCTTTTACTGCACATTGACGATAAAAAATTGCTCGCCGAAACCAGACTGCAATTTGTCGACATGGTCAGTAGCCAGCTGCGAACCAATGGGATTCCGGCTGCACCGGCAAAGATCTCCGCCGACACCATGACGATAAAACTGCGCAATACCGCGCAATTAGACGCGGCCCAACAACTAGCCGCAGATCTGCAAAAAGGCCAAAACCCGCGGCAATTCAAAGTGAGTGTTGTCGGCGATGCCCTGAATTTTGAAATGAGCAAAGCATACCGGACACAGCTTTTAGCGGACGCAGTACAGCGCAGTCTCGAGGTGCTAAAACGACGGATTAACGAAACTGGCGTAGTCGAGCCCTTAATTACCAGCCAAGGCAACACCGGCATTTTAGTGCAGCTGCCCGGCGTAAAAGACCCCAGCCGAATTAAAGACTTAATTGGCCGTACGGCGCAAATGAGTTTTCATTTAGTTCATGACGCCAGCCGTGATGGCGACGTCGCCACACTCGTTTTACCCGGCGCCGAGGCGCAAAAGCAGTACACCCTAAACCGGCAGTCGCTCATAAATGGTGGTGATCTCAGCGATGCCCGGCTGGGCTTCGACCCGAATACCCAAGAGGCTGTCGTTAACTTCCGTTTAAATCAACATGGCGCGGAAGTATTTGCCGACATTACCAAGGCTAATATCGGTCGTGCCTTTGCCATCGTACTCGACAATGTGGTTGTTACCGCCCCGGTTATTCGCAGTATCATCAGCGGTGGCGCAGGGCAAATTAGCGGCAACTTTACAAGCCGTGAGGCTAGTGATCTCTCGCTACTGTTGCGCGCGGGGTCTCTACCGGCGTCCTTAAGCATTGTTGAGGAGCGCACAGTAGGTCCAGACCTAGGCAGTGATGCCATTGCCATGGGCGTCAGCACCGGTCTCATAGGCGCAGCCTTGGTTCTTGGTTTTATGATGGCAGCCTACGGCCGCTGGGGTCTTATCGCCAACACTGCGCTCATCATCTACGTGGCCTTACTCATTGCCGCCCTGGCGGCCCTAGATGCAACCTTAACCCTACCCGGCATCGCTGGCTTAATTCTCAGCCTCGGCATGGCGGTAGATGCCAACATCCTCATCAATGAGCGAATTAAGGAAGAATGCCGCGTCAACGTCAGCGGTCGCTTTGCTGTACAGCGCGGCTTCGAGCGAGCTTTTAGTACCATTCTCGATTCCAATATCACCACGCTAATCGCCGTTGGCTTACTCTTCTTGTTCGGCAGTGGCCCAGTACGGGGGTTTGCTGTAACCATGGCGGTCGGCTTAATACTATCCATGTTTACCTCTATCGCCGTCACCCGATTAATCATTGATTGGCGCGTTAATACACTCGGCAGAAAGCCCCTCGTCATAAAGGGCCTAGCCCTGCTAAACGGCTTTGGTAAACACCAAACTATCCCATTTCTTAAAGCCAGTCGCGTCGGCATTATTATGTCGGCAGTGTTATCAGTGGCATCGATTGCCCTGATGTTTCAGCCTGGGCTTCACACCGGTATCGATTTCAATGGCGGCACCGTGCTAGAAGTGCGCAGCCCCGCAAATACCAATATAGAAACCTTGCGGCAAAGCCTTGCCACCCTAAAACTCGACAATGTGGCGATCCAAGAATTTGGCGAACAAGGTAGCTTCCTCGTCCGCCTGCCCAGCCAGCCGCAGACCGAAAATGCAGAGGCGCGGATAAACGCAATAAAATCAGCGATCTCAAGTGTTGCTGAAGACGTGGCGTTTCCTCGTTTGGAAATGGTTGGCCCAAGTGTAAGCAGCGAATTTATTGCCACCAGTATGATTGCGGTATTATTAGCCTGTAGTGGCATGTTTATTTATTTATGGAGTCGCTATGAGCGTTATTTTGCTATCGGCGCCATGGCAACCTTAGCATTGGATATTACGAAGACCTTGGGTTTTTTTGCCCTCACCGGCGTCGAGTTCAACCTGACTGCAATTGCCGCGCTACTCGCTCTTATCGGCTATTCGGTAAACGACAAAGTGGTGGTATTTGACCGCATACGTGAAAACCTGCGCGCGAATCCGGACAAGCCCCTCGCCGACCTAATTAACGAAAGCCTCACATCAACATTAAACCGAACCGTATTTACCTCGGCCACGACTTTTTTAGCCATTCTGCCGATGGGCATTGCAGGCGGCAGTGCTGTTGCCAGCTTTGCCTTACCAATGCTATTTGGCATTGTTATCGGCACCAGCTCGTCGATTTTAATCGCTGCGCCCATCGTTCTCATCCTTGGCGAGCAGGCAATGGAGAAACTGAAATTACACGCGGGCGCGTCCCTGGCCCACGACTCAAATCTGTTTTTACGTGAAGATCGACCGTAA
- a CDS encoding long-chain-fatty-acid--CoA ligase — translation MLIHQFFDYHTQRNPTQDCLIFQGEVFSYTQIAEESHRIANGLQKHGIVSNDRVAILCENCPAVLSIVIACSRVAAVAVPLNYRLAAPEVAYVLNDAEAKILFAPDMALIDLLGKLRPLADASLPIIAASSEGAENWQHWLSQCVSTPVKSDDIRADAGILQLYTSGTTGKPKGVVTSQRNIFALYTSAATSLANKAGPGSRDLVCAPNFHIGGIGTLLLPILAGASVVLHGSFNPMAVVDDLEKHKIDNMFVVPAMIMAILDYVPNIEQRDFSALRQLLYGASPISTGLLERALNIFKCDFYQCYGMTETTGTIVSLSPEDHRRALLDQPELLQSCGRPQAGVEVKVIDSNGNTLACGETGELLIRSEANMLGYYNRDAATAETLQEGWIHTGDSAIIDEQGYIFLRDRIKDMIVSGAENIYPIEIENVLSQHPAVGDVAVVGIPCPKFGEAPLACVVLKPGQSLTEEDMVTFCREQLAGYKIPRQLKIFDVLPRNPSGKLLKKDLRAPFWQGNERGIN, via the coding sequence ATGCTGATACACCAATTTTTCGACTACCACACTCAAAGAAACCCGACTCAGGATTGCCTAATATTCCAGGGCGAAGTCTTTAGCTACACTCAGATTGCAGAAGAGTCACACCGCATCGCCAATGGCTTACAGAAACACGGCATTGTGAGTAATGACCGAGTTGCGATTCTCTGCGAAAATTGCCCCGCTGTATTATCTATTGTCATTGCATGCAGCCGCGTTGCCGCCGTTGCCGTACCCCTAAACTACCGTTTGGCAGCGCCGGAGGTCGCCTACGTTCTGAATGACGCCGAGGCGAAGATCTTATTCGCACCCGACATGGCGTTAATTGACTTACTCGGCAAATTACGGCCACTGGCCGACGCAAGCCTGCCCATTATCGCCGCGAGTAGCGAGGGTGCCGAAAACTGGCAACACTGGCTTAGTCAATGCGTGAGTACGCCAGTCAAAAGCGACGATATCCGCGCCGATGCCGGAATACTGCAGCTCTACACCAGCGGCACGACCGGTAAACCCAAAGGTGTGGTCACCAGCCAGCGCAATATTTTTGCCCTGTACACGTCGGCCGCCACCTCACTAGCAAACAAGGCAGGACCGGGAAGCCGCGACTTAGTTTGCGCACCGAATTTTCATATTGGCGGCATCGGCACCCTGCTATTACCCATTCTCGCCGGAGCCAGCGTAGTATTGCACGGGAGCTTTAACCCAATGGCCGTGGTAGATGATTTAGAAAAGCATAAAATCGACAATATGTTTGTTGTGCCCGCCATGATCATGGCCATACTCGACTACGTACCCAATATCGAGCAACGCGATTTTAGCGCTTTACGCCAATTGCTTTACGGCGCCTCGCCAATAAGCACAGGGCTGCTAGAGCGAGCATTAAACATATTTAAATGCGATTTTTATCAATGTTATGGCATGACTGAGACCACCGGCACCATTGTGTCTTTATCGCCTGAAGATCACCGCCGCGCCCTGCTCGACCAACCAGAGTTACTGCAGTCCTGTGGCCGCCCCCAAGCCGGCGTTGAAGTTAAAGTGATCGACAGCAACGGCAACACCCTCGCTTGCGGCGAAACAGGAGAGCTATTAATTCGTTCAGAAGCCAATATGCTTGGCTACTACAACCGCGACGCCGCCACCGCCGAAACACTCCAAGAGGGCTGGATACACACCGGTGACTCAGCAATTATCGACGAGCAAGGTTACATTTTCCTGCGTGACCGCATTAAAGATATGATCGTCAGCGGCGCTGAAAACATCTACCCAATTGAAATTGAAAACGTCCTAAGTCAGCATCCCGCCGTGGGCGATGTTGCAGTGGTCGGCATACCATGCCCAAAATTCGGCGAAGCGCCGCTGGCCTGTGTGGTGCTAAAGCCGGGGCAAAGTTTAACTGAAGAGGACATGGTGACATTTTGCCGCGAGCAGCTGGCCGGTTACAAAATACCTCGGCAACTCAAAATATTTGATGTGCTGCCCCGCAATCCCTCAGGAAAATTATTGAAAAAAGATTTACGCGCACCATTTTGGCAGGGAAATGAACGGGGAATAAACTAA
- a CDS encoding alpha/beta hydrolase → MKNTIKTAVFRSYIKGSARLAWLGKVAKHITSLDLVAEQEQRRIPLRLYLPPGDGPFPVVVYFHGGGWVIGDLATYDPMCRDLCDRSDTIVVAVDYRRAPEYPFPAAPEDCLTALTWVAEHIGLYGGRADSIVLAGDSAGGNLAAVTAIQARDQLPGLVKGQVLIYPVTDHYEPGTDSYIENAKGPVLTRPIMMWFWDSYLANSSALKAGEHRHPLATPLTADDLSMLPPALVITAERDPLRDEGIAYACRLEEQGVAVTQSLYHGASHGFIGLQGPTRRHKEGMMEICAWLAALFGRQAEPPIEV, encoded by the coding sequence ATGAAAAACACAATAAAAACAGCAGTATTTCGCAGTTATATAAAGGGCTCGGCGCGACTCGCTTGGCTTGGTAAGGTTGCAAAGCATATCACCAGTCTTGACCTTGTTGCCGAACAGGAACAGCGCAGAATCCCGCTGCGGCTTTATTTGCCGCCGGGTGATGGGCCGTTTCCGGTGGTGGTGTATTTTCATGGTGGTGGTTGGGTAATTGGCGATTTAGCGACATATGATCCAATGTGTCGAGATCTATGTGACCGCAGCGACACTATTGTGGTGGCCGTCGATTATCGGCGGGCGCCGGAATACCCGTTTCCCGCGGCGCCAGAAGATTGTCTGACGGCACTGACTTGGGTTGCTGAACACATTGGGCTGTATGGTGGTCGCGCCGACTCCATTGTTCTTGCCGGTGATAGTGCGGGGGGGAATCTCGCTGCGGTAACCGCTATCCAAGCGCGTGATCAGCTACCGGGGCTCGTCAAAGGTCAGGTGTTGATTTACCCCGTTACCGATCACTATGAGCCGGGTACCGACTCCTATATTGAAAACGCAAAAGGCCCCGTGCTGACGCGGCCGATAATGATGTGGTTTTGGGATAGCTATTTAGCCAACAGCTCAGCGCTTAAGGCTGGCGAGCACCGTCACCCCTTGGCTACGCCTTTAACGGCTGACGACCTAAGTATGTTACCACCGGCACTAGTGATTACCGCTGAGCGCGATCCGCTGCGAGACGAAGGCATTGCCTATGCGTGTCGGCTAGAAGAACAGGGCGTTGCGGTGACTCAGAGTCTTTATCACGGTGCCAGTCACGGCTTTATTGGTTTGCAGGGGCCGACCCGTCGCCACAAAGAGGGCATGATGGAGATTTGTGCTTGGCTAGCAGCGCTGTTTGGTCGACAGGCCGAGCCGCCGATTGAAGTTTAA
- a CDS encoding 3-hydroxyacyl-CoA dehydrogenase NAD-binding domain-containing protein, with protein sequence MTGTFNYQKDSDNIVTVTMDMNGPVNAMNDEYFTLMAETVDRLEAERDSIAGVIIASAKSTFFAGGDIKSMLTIQPGDDEVAMFETNLKIKDQLRRIEKLGKPVVAAINGAALGGGYEICLACHYRVALDSKAVQVGLPEVSLGLLPGGGGVVRLVSKFGVERAIMPLLEGTRFNAQKALANGFVDELASDVDDMMAKAKVWIKANPTAQNPWDVKGFKIPGGDMRKPAIAQMIQGANPMIFQKSKGLVPAPIKILDVIAGTLKMDFDTAQLVETRTFISLLTEPSAKNLMTFFLQMNQVNGGGSRPKSVPKSKVKKVGILGAGMMGQGIAYVSAMAGIEVVLKDISQDAADKGKAYTDKLLSKRVAKGRMSEEQKLATLNLITPSAEADALRGCDLIIEAVFENVELKHKITKELEPMLAEDGVWGSNTSTLPITLLAEPSLNPENFIGIHFFSPVDRMPLVEIIVGDKTSDETLARAFDYSQQIKKTPIVVNDSRGFFTSRVFATYIDEGALLFEEGVDPVVIENIGKAIGMPVGPLAVQDEVSQQLAVKATDTNRELDKRNGDNYAADTAAYRLASKMLKEFGRGGRAHGGGYYEYPADGEKFLWPEIYNWHYNQAVSLPNDDIKDRLLFRQIVESLRCYQEGVMNNVADANIGSIMGIGFPPYTGGVLQYVNTYGLKKFATRLAELAAKYGERFEPPQVLLDKAEKGELFA encoded by the coding sequence ATGACAGGCACATTTAATTACCAAAAAGACAGCGACAATATCGTTACCGTAACCATGGATATGAACGGTCCGGTAAATGCGATGAATGATGAATACTTTACCTTAATGGCTGAGACAGTAGATCGCCTAGAGGCCGAGCGCGATAGCATTGCCGGCGTTATTATTGCCTCGGCAAAAAGCACGTTTTTTGCGGGTGGCGATATTAAAAGCATGTTGACCATCCAGCCGGGCGACGATGAAGTGGCCATGTTTGAGACCAACTTAAAGATTAAGGATCAGCTGCGTCGTATAGAAAAACTGGGCAAGCCAGTGGTCGCGGCAATAAATGGCGCGGCACTCGGCGGTGGTTACGAGATCTGTTTAGCCTGCCATTATCGCGTGGCCTTAGATAGCAAAGCGGTGCAGGTCGGCTTGCCTGAGGTGAGTTTAGGTCTGCTGCCTGGCGGTGGCGGTGTCGTCCGTTTAGTGAGTAAGTTTGGTGTTGAGCGGGCGATTATGCCGCTGCTAGAAGGAACGCGCTTTAACGCGCAGAAAGCCCTAGCGAATGGCTTTGTCGACGAACTGGCGAGCGACGTTGACGACATGATGGCCAAGGCCAAAGTCTGGATTAAAGCGAATCCGACGGCGCAAAACCCTTGGGATGTAAAAGGTTTTAAGATACCGGGTGGCGATATGCGCAAGCCGGCGATTGCGCAAATGATTCAGGGTGCAAACCCGATGATCTTCCAGAAGAGCAAAGGTCTTGTGCCCGCGCCAATCAAAATTTTGGACGTCATTGCTGGTACGCTGAAAATGGATTTCGACACCGCTCAGCTAGTCGAAACACGCACGTTTATCAGCTTGCTCACCGAGCCAAGCGCCAAGAACCTAATGACCTTCTTTTTGCAGATGAACCAGGTGAATGGTGGCGGCAGTCGGCCTAAATCAGTACCTAAGTCCAAGGTCAAAAAAGTCGGCATTTTAGGCGCTGGCATGATGGGACAGGGTATTGCCTATGTTTCGGCCATGGCCGGTATTGAGGTGGTATTAAAAGATATTAGCCAAGATGCCGCCGACAAAGGGAAGGCCTACACCGATAAATTGCTTAGCAAACGCGTTGCCAAAGGACGCATGAGCGAAGAGCAAAAGCTAGCCACGTTGAATTTAATCACGCCCTCTGCCGAGGCTGATGCCTTGCGCGGCTGTGATTTGATCATTGAAGCAGTATTTGAAAATGTTGAGCTTAAGCACAAGATAACCAAGGAGCTCGAGCCAATGTTGGCCGAGGACGGCGTCTGGGGCTCTAATACCTCAACATTGCCGATTACCTTGCTTGCTGAGCCATCGTTGAACCCCGAGAATTTTATTGGTATTCACTTCTTTTCACCGGTCGACAGAATGCCCTTGGTCGAAATCATTGTTGGTGACAAAACCTCCGATGAAACCTTGGCGCGCGCTTTCGATTACAGTCAGCAGATTAAGAAAACGCCGATTGTTGTTAATGACTCGCGTGGTTTCTTTACCTCTCGCGTGTTCGCTACCTACATCGATGAAGGCGCGCTATTGTTCGAAGAGGGCGTTGATCCGGTGGTAATCGAAAACATTGGCAAAGCGATTGGTATGCCAGTAGGGCCGTTAGCGGTGCAAGATGAAGTGAGTCAGCAGCTTGCCGTTAAGGCCACCGACACCAACCGCGAATTAGATAAACGCAATGGCGATAACTACGCGGCCGATACTGCAGCATATCGTCTGGCCAGCAAAATGCTCAAGGAGTTTGGCCGTGGCGGTCGCGCTCATGGTGGCGGTTACTACGAGTATCCGGCTGACGGGGAGAAGTTCCTGTGGCCAGAAATCTACAATTGGCACTATAACCAAGCCGTTAGTCTGCCAAATGATGACATTAAAGATCGCCTACTGTTTAGGCAAATTGTTGAATCTCTGCGTTGCTACCAAGAAGGTGTCATGAATAATGTGGCCGATGCCAATATTGGTTCGATCATGGGAATTGGCTTTCCGCCCTATACCGGTGGTGTTTTACAGTATGTTAATACCTACGGCTTGAAAAAATTTGCCACTCGGCTGGCCGAGCTCGCCGCGAAATATGGGGAACGTTTTGAGCCCCCGCAAGTGCTGCTCGATAAGGCAGAAAAAGGTGAGCTGTTTGCCTAA
- a CDS encoding acetyl-CoA C-acetyltransferase: MSNTAYIYDAVRTPRAKGKMGSPLSQVKPVDLLAGLLNGLRDRHDIDTQLVDDVVMGCVTPVGEQGACIAKTAVLKAGWAESVAGVQLDRFCASGLEAVNLAAMKIASGWEDLVVAGGIECMSRVAMGSSGGAWAEDPQIATDTAFVPQGIGADLIATLAGFSRTMLDEFAVGSQAKAAAAREAGFFDRSVMPVKDVNGMTILQRDDFIKPGTTVESLAGLRPSFEMMGSIGFDDIAISKYPQVAKINHVHHAGNSSGIVDGASAVLIGSAAAGEKMGLKARGRVVATAVTGTEPTIMLTGPAPATWKVLQKAGMKIEDIDLVEINEAFASVAMRFQQDTNIPWDKINVNGGAIAMGHPLGATGGMLVGTVLDELERRDKRFGLITLCVGGGMGIATIIERL; the protein is encoded by the coding sequence ATGAGTAACACAGCTTACATTTACGATGCCGTTCGTACGCCAAGAGCGAAGGGAAAAATGGGTTCGCCGTTAAGCCAAGTAAAGCCGGTAGATTTATTGGCTGGTTTGCTGAACGGACTGCGCGACCGCCACGACATTGATACGCAACTGGTTGATGATGTGGTTATGGGCTGCGTTACGCCAGTGGGCGAGCAAGGTGCTTGTATTGCAAAAACTGCCGTTTTAAAAGCGGGCTGGGCGGAGTCTGTGGCTGGTGTGCAGCTAGACCGTTTTTGCGCTTCGGGTCTTGAGGCCGTGAATTTGGCTGCAATGAAAATTGCCTCTGGTTGGGAAGACTTGGTCGTCGCCGGTGGTATTGAATGTATGTCGCGGGTGGCGATGGGCAGCAGCGGTGGCGCGTGGGCGGAGGATCCGCAAATAGCCACCGATACCGCCTTTGTACCTCAGGGCATTGGCGCGGATTTAATTGCTACCCTCGCTGGCTTTAGTCGCACTATGCTCGATGAGTTCGCGGTAGGTTCTCAGGCCAAGGCTGCCGCCGCGCGGGAAGCCGGCTTCTTTGATCGTTCGGTAATGCCGGTTAAAGACGTCAACGGCATGACGATTTTGCAGCGTGACGACTTCATTAAGCCGGGAACAACAGTTGAAAGTTTAGCCGGTTTGCGTCCGTCCTTTGAAATGATGGGTAGCATCGGCTTTGACGATATTGCTATTAGCAAGTACCCCCAAGTTGCCAAAATAAATCACGTTCACCACGCGGGTAATTCGTCAGGCATTGTTGACGGTGCCTCAGCCGTGTTGATCGGTAGCGCAGCCGCAGGCGAAAAAATGGGCCTTAAGGCCCGGGGCCGCGTAGTTGCAACGGCAGTAACCGGCACCGAGCCCACTATTATGTTAACCGGTCCGGCACCCGCTACCTGGAAAGTTTTGCAAAAGGCGGGCATGAAGATCGAAGACATCGATCTAGTCGAAATTAACGAAGCTTTTGCATCGGTTGCTATGCGCTTCCAGCAGGACACCAATATTCCCTGGGATAAGATCAATGTAAACGGTGGGGCCATCGCCATGGGCCATCCGCTGGGTGCAACGGGCGGTATGTTAGTAGGTACAGTTCTTGATGAGTTGGAGCGTCGCGACAAGCGCTTTGGCCTTATTACCCTCTGTGTCGGTGGTGGCATGGGTATCGCAACCATTATTGAACGGCTTTAA